In bacterium, one DNA window encodes the following:
- a CDS encoding glycosyltransferase family 9 protein codes for MKFLEKSFKRLLFGFVRLFVHVRKVTTVPRNSVKNILVVRQHNQLGDMLCAVPLFRALRTTYPNAHIALLARPLNSEILRGAPFLDEIIVYDKNKFIRSPFQVWRFGRALRRRKFDLAITPATVSMSVTSDVLTFFSRADRRIGPGSLNGKSNLTAYYYNVKVDLDWRRDPTRHQTQRNLDIASILVLDPVSPELEIGLSEEEIAQGKETIMQKSGGRDIVIGFHPGAAKIPNRWDALRFAEIANRCAEIYGAFIVITAGPDDDAPLHEMTLNMPNACLIMQNEPIRDVAAVISNCDVYVTNDTGMMHVSAGVGTPTLSLFGPTDPLQWAPLGDAHRFILGRNGSVDTIPIEKVWKVLTNMLRSILSQSTTLLEDEEEYQEPRH; via the coding sequence ATGAAATTTCTTGAGAAATCCTTCAAACGCCTGCTTTTCGGATTCGTGCGCCTGTTCGTGCACGTCCGAAAGGTCACCACGGTGCCGAGGAACTCCGTCAAGAATATCCTCGTCGTCCGTCAGCATAATCAGCTCGGAGATATGCTCTGTGCTGTTCCTCTCTTCCGCGCACTGCGTACCACCTATCCCAATGCGCATATCGCCCTCCTTGCCAGGCCGCTGAACAGTGAAATACTTCGCGGCGCCCCGTTTCTCGATGAAATCATCGTCTACGACAAGAATAAATTCATCCGCTCCCCGTTTCAGGTCTGGCGCTTCGGGCGCGCTCTGCGCCGAAGGAAATTCGATTTGGCCATTACCCCTGCAACGGTGTCCATGTCCGTCACCAGCGACGTCCTGACATTCTTCTCGCGTGCTGACCGCCGTATCGGCCCCGGATCGCTCAACGGGAAAAGCAATCTTACCGCGTACTATTACAATGTGAAGGTCGATCTCGACTGGCGCCGCGATCCCACGCGGCATCAGACACAGCGCAATCTCGATATCGCAAGCATCCTCGTCCTCGACCCCGTGTCTCCCGAACTCGAAATAGGCCTCAGCGAGGAGGAAATCGCGCAGGGGAAAGAGACCATCATGCAGAAAAGCGGTGGACGCGACATCGTCATTGGTTTTCATCCCGGTGCGGCAAAAATCCCGAATCGCTGGGACGCCCTGCGCTTTGCTGAGATCGCGAACCGCTGCGCTGAAATCTACGGTGCGTTCATCGTCATCACCGCCGGTCCCGATGACGACGCTCCCTTGCACGAGATGACACTCAACATGCCGAATGCCTGCCTGATCATGCAGAATGAACCGATTCGCGACGTCGCCGCGGTGATCAGCAACTGTGACGTGTATGTCACGAATGATACGGGCATGATGCATGTAAGCGCCGGTGTCGGCACACCGACCCTCAGCCTCTTCGGTCCCACGGATCCCCTGCAATGGGCCCCGCTCGGAGACGCGCACCGTTTCATTCTCGGCCGCAATGGCAGCGTCGACACCATCCCCATCGAAAAAGTCTGGAAGGTACTGACCAACATGCTCCGCAGCATCCTCAGCCAGTCCACCACCCTGTTGGAGGACGAAGAGGAATATCAGGAACCCAGGC
- a CDS encoding deoxynucleoside kinase, translating into MQRDVRYIAIEGVIGAGKTSLARLLHERMGGQLVLEKFEENPFLERFYQNPERYAFQTQLFFLLTRFKQLQTLAQQELFSEYLITDYIFEKDKVFAHLNLQDDELHLYDMLAANMEKSLAKPDLVVYLQSSVDRLMQNIRLRGRDFERAMSRKYISDLNDAYNYFFFRYKSSPLLIVNATEIDFVKHEDHLDELIREITKPDHVAVEYYTPMSRLPRDS; encoded by the coding sequence ATGCAACGAGACGTCCGATATATCGCTATCGAAGGAGTGATCGGGGCGGGAAAAACCAGCCTCGCACGCCTGCTGCATGAAAGGATGGGGGGACAGCTCGTCCTCGAAAAATTCGAGGAGAATCCTTTCCTCGAACGCTTCTACCAGAATCCTGAACGCTACGCTTTTCAGACCCAGCTATTCTTCCTTCTCACCCGCTTCAAGCAGCTGCAGACACTGGCGCAGCAGGAATTGTTCAGCGAATATCTGATTACCGATTATATTTTTGAGAAGGACAAAGTGTTTGCCCATCTCAATCTGCAGGATGACGAATTGCATCTCTATGACATGCTTGCGGCGAACATGGAAAAATCGCTGGCCAAGCCCGACCTCGTGGTCTACCTGCAGTCAAGCGTCGATCGCCTGATGCAGAATATCAGGCTTCGGGGGCGCGACTTCGAGCGCGCCATGTCACGGAAATACATTTCAGATCTGAACGACGCCTACAATTATTTTTTCTTTCGCTACAAATCGAGTCCGCTGCTCATCGTCAACGCCACGGAAATCGATTTTGTGAAGCATGAAGACCATCTCGACGAACTGATCCGGGAAATCACGAAGCCGGATCACGTTGCTGTCGAATATTATACTCCCATGTCACGCTTACCCCGGGATTCCTGA
- the folK gene encoding 2-amino-4-hydroxy-6-hydroxymethyldihydropteridine diphosphokinase has product MSIADPTRVFLGLGSNIGDRKGYLRLALTLIAQLEGTEIEQASSIYETEPWGEPDQDPFYNAAAEIRTTLAPAELLRAVKDIELRMGRVSTRKNGPRIIDIDILLYADSVLDEGDLSIPHPFLAQRNFVLEPLREIAGTLRHPVEHRSIDELARLCKDGGEIRNTGDILTTTG; this is encoded by the coding sequence ATGAGCATCGCTGACCCCACAAGGGTCTTTCTCGGTCTCGGATCGAATATCGGCGATCGCAAGGGCTACCTGCGACTGGCGCTGACGCTGATCGCACAGCTCGAAGGTACCGAGATCGAACAGGCGTCCAGCATTTATGAAACGGAGCCCTGGGGCGAACCCGACCAGGACCCCTTCTACAACGCAGCGGCGGAAATTCGCACCACGCTTGCACCGGCCGAGCTGCTCAGAGCAGTAAAGGATATCGAGCTTCGTATGGGACGCGTTTCGACGCGCAAGAACGGGCCGCGTATCATTGACATTGATATTCTGCTTTACGCGGACAGCGTTCTCGACGAAGGGGACCTCTCCATTCCCCACCCGTTTCTCGCGCAGCGGAATTTCGTTCTCGAACCTCTTCGGGAAATCGCCGGCACGCTCCGGCATCCCGTCGAGCATCGGAGTATTGATGAGCTCGCCCGGCTGTGTAAAGACGGCGGAGAGATCAGAAACACCGGCGACATCCTGACCACAACGGGTTGA
- the folB gene encoding dihydroneopterin aldolase, translating to MEKKHFIRLHNAVFYGYHGNHHEERHLGGRFHIDVDMETDITSAAESDSLERTVNYEAVYNLIEDIVTKQTHKLIETVGKRIADAILAEFVEVRGVVVRVRKPGVPIKGVIDCVEIEVNEHR from the coding sequence ATGGAAAAGAAGCACTTCATACGGCTTCACAACGCAGTGTTTTACGGCTACCATGGCAATCACCATGAGGAGCGCCACCTCGGGGGACGCTTCCACATCGATGTGGACATGGAAACAGACATTACTTCCGCGGCGGAAAGTGACAGCCTCGAACGCACGGTGAATTACGAGGCTGTATACAATCTGATCGAAGACATTGTCACGAAACAGACGCATAAATTGATAGAGACCGTCGGGAAACGCATCGCGGATGCCATCCTTGCGGAATTCGTGGAAGTTCGCGGCGTCGTGGTGCGCGTACGCAAACCCGGCGTTCCCATCAAAGGCGTCATTGATTGCGTGGAAATTGAAGTCAATGAGCATCGCTGA
- the gltX gene encoding glutamate--tRNA ligase — MTVRFAPSPTGYLHVGGARTAIFNWLFARSAGGRFLLRIEDTDRQRSSEEMTREILGGLHWLGVEWDEEPVLQSTRAERHREECLRLLAENRAYWCYCSSEDLDAKRAAAEAAGGAFLYDGHCRHLTPEERAEKEASGTPKVLRFHVPDGRTVFNDIVHDETSFSNEEIDDFVLLRSDGSPTYMVAVVVDDHDMGITHVLRGDDHLSNTPKQVMLYHALDYETPQFGHLPLILGGDKKRLSKRHGATSVGEFQQRGYLPEAMFNFLALLGWSPGDDREVLSREELVEAFDIRRVLKKSSVFDEEKLMWMNGQHIRLLNDRELLDRILRHRPDSLDDVAREDFTPIVPLMKERMALLPDFFTNGMYFYRDPEEYDEAGVSKRWKADTPATLTSLLPKLEECAFTAAALEELIRAHAEELEMGAGKLIHPIRLALTGSTASPSLFDMMEVLGRETCLRRLHRALEQIHVPAP; from the coding sequence ATGACCGTCCGTTTCGCACCGAGTCCCACTGGCTATCTGCATGTGGGCGGCGCGCGCACCGCAATTTTCAACTGGCTGTTCGCCCGCAGTGCCGGGGGACGTTTTCTCCTGCGCATCGAGGACACAGACCGGCAGCGGAGCAGCGAGGAAATGACGCGGGAAATTCTCGGGGGATTGCACTGGCTGGGCGTTGAATGGGATGAGGAACCCGTGCTGCAGTCCACCCGTGCCGAACGCCATCGGGAAGAATGCCTCCGACTGCTCGCGGAAAACCGGGCGTACTGGTGCTATTGCAGCAGCGAAGATCTTGACGCGAAGCGTGCGGCTGCGGAAGCCGCGGGCGGCGCGTTCCTGTATGACGGACATTGCCGACATCTTACGCCGGAAGAGCGTGCGGAAAAGGAAGCCTCCGGGACCCCGAAAGTACTGCGTTTCCACGTCCCTGACGGCCGCACGGTGTTCAATGACATCGTCCATGACGAAACCTCTTTCAGCAACGAGGAAATCGACGATTTCGTGCTGCTTCGTTCGGACGGTTCGCCGACATATATGGTCGCGGTCGTGGTCGACGACCATGACATGGGGATCACGCATGTGCTGCGCGGCGACGACCATCTTTCCAACACGCCGAAGCAGGTGATGCTGTATCACGCACTGGATTATGAGACCCCGCAGTTCGGCCATCTCCCCCTGATACTTGGCGGGGATAAAAAGCGGCTGTCGAAACGGCATGGCGCCACCTCCGTCGGGGAATTTCAGCAGCGCGGCTACCTTCCCGAAGCCATGTTCAATTTCCTGGCCCTTCTCGGTTGGTCGCCCGGTGACGATCGCGAAGTGCTCTCACGCGAAGAACTGGTGGAAGCCTTCGATATCCGCCGCGTGCTCAAGAAAAGCTCCGTCTTTGACGAAGAGAAACTGATGTGGATGAACGGACAGCACATTCGCCTGCTCAACGACAGGGAACTGCTCGATCGCATTCTGCGTCACCGCCCTGATTCGCTCGACGACGTCGCGCGTGAGGATTTCACTCCCATTGTCCCGCTGATGAAAGAGCGCATGGCATTGCTGCCGGACTTCTTCACGAACGGCATGTATTTTTACCGCGATCCGGAAGAATACGACGAAGCCGGTGTGAGCAAACGGTGGAAAGCCGACACTCCGGCCACCCTCACTTCCCTGCTTCCGAAACTCGAAGAATGCGCATTCACTGCCGCGGCACTTGAAGAACTCATCCGGGCCCATGCCGAGGAACTCGAGATGGGGGCAGGAAAGCTCATTCACCCCATCCGCCTCGCCCTGACCGGCAGCACGGCATCACCGAGTCTGTTCGATATGATGGAAGTGCTGGGACGTGAAACCTGCCTGCGGCGGCTGCACCGGGCGTTGGAGCAAATCCATGTCCCTGCCCCCTGA